TTGGAAGATGCAAAGGTCCATGCCACAAACTATTTTTTGTACGACCATCAAAACCTGAGTTTCACAgtgaaaaaacaataataattactgactaaaaaggcaaacaaaatttAAGCAGTATGCCAGTCTATAAAGCGCAGGCACaataaacgtgtgtgtgtgtgtgtgtgtgtgtgtgtgtgtacgtgggAGAAGGCAGAAGGGAGACGAAACAAAAAAGGTCTTTAGAAAGTACAGTTGCAAATGCACAATTGTAGAACTTACTTTTTAGTTCACAGgaaatctttattaaaataaatctttctaaactttaagtatagaaataaaaaagcattgCTAAAAATGTTTCCTTGGTCCTAAAAAAGTAGTAACAGTCTTTATACACCTgctctttattaatatttcaggAAACAGACTGAAAAGTACAGTGTCATTTGAGTTACTTATTTTAATATTCCACTGTAAAAGTTTCTGTTTAATAATTAGTTTTAAAGTCTGCTTAATCTctgaaaaaaatggaggaaaaaacagagaaccttaagaaagaaaaataattggccAAAAGTTGGATTGGAAAGTAAAGGCCTCTCTCCCACACAAACAACATAAACTAGAGACTGAATCATGTATCTGAGTTAGAAGATGTTTCAAAAGTTCAGATGTTCTACTTCTTAGCTTCAGGAAGCTACTGCATTTATTTCTGTAGATATAAGGAAATAAGACCCacagagattaagtgacttgcccaacatcacacagctaaGTAATAAGGGAGGAGAAACCAGAATTCAGGTCTTCTGCATCTTAATGCAAAACTCCACAACATTATGCTGTTTCTATAGTTACCACATTAAGTTCAAGGCGAGTAtgttaaataaatcatatttcaGATTTTGTGATATTTATCCTCATTgtctaatttatcttttaaaccAATATTGTAAATTCTGATAGCACTAAAGCAGAAATACCTCAGAACATAATGATTTTTAGGTTACATATgtgtcacaaaaaatgattataaacaaTTACTCAAACCTCAGAATAATCTCAGTGATAGGCTGTTTCTCATTGTCATTATTCACttgtaataacaaaaataaagataaggcCTATTAACTGGCtaacatttatatatctttttacaAATAAcaccaggtattttgttttaacaggttccctttgtttccttatttaaaagaaaatgagatgtgTTCTTATTAGTAGGACCTCTCCTCCACCACCATACTATCTCACTGTACAGAGACAGAAAAGTTTATGCCTTCCAAGCAGTGGGACTTAGAGAAAATAGGGAATAAGGGCAGggagttaattttaaaagtaaatcagGGTTGTAGGATTCACTACTGGAACTTTCTCGCATAGGAATGTCAAACCATGCAGaaacatttcttaaatgaatTAGGCTTTGCCTATGTTATCAGCTCTGGCTTTTCCTAGGAATGCCATTAAAAAGCAATCTTGATATCTAGTTATAAGACCCATGCAGCTGTCTATCACAACATAAATTGTCATAACATCTAGCATGCTCTCAATTACTGACAACATAGGTTAAAGTATGAATTACACACTAGATagtaatgtaataaaaataaaaaacaagaatggAAAAATGTCTAGATTTTTTTCTACCTTACCTTGAATTCCATCCCTCAAAATCTATAATCAATCAGTCAATTAATCAATAAAGAAGACAGTAGAGAACTCAGTAAAATAATACCTGACAGCCTCTCTTTTCAATTTCCATAACACATTTCTGTATCAGGAGTGGTACCATCAatcctacattttctttctctacaaCTTTTCGAATATCAACACCAAATATTACTGGTTCTCGATTTATATCTAGTCCATGAAGAGAATTTTCCCACTGTTCCAGAAGAGTCACTTTCACATAAATAAGACCTCTAGGTTCAAGTTTGACAGCCAATTGATGTGTCTTTGTCACTCTGAACAGGGTGGGGAGAACAACAGTTCCATGACAACACACTCGATTTTTTCTTGGAGTGGGTTCCCAGCTGAATACTACTAGTTTCAAATGTTGGGCATTTTCAATTTCTATGTTGAAAGTGTGATCCATGTCTAAAAATGTTGTCCGACATGTGAGCAAAGCTGTTCTTGCTTTGTTTACTGAATCTACCTGAATTGCACAAAACACATCTTTTGAATCTATCCGGGGTGGTTTTAAATCCTCAGCACCATAGAAATGCACACTCATGAGCCCAGATATGTACtgtgaacacttaggttgatcaGAAAAGCTATAATGTCTAAAAGCATCAATGTCTATTTCAATCTTGCTACAACTATTtggaattatttcttttccttttccaagtTTGTTTTCAGATCCATGTTTGCTAGATTTATTTATAAGTTCAGGTGAATCTCCATCACTGAGGTAACCACCTTTGCAGGAATACTTAGAACTCATAGAGGTTTTCTTCTGGTAACTGTGCTGAGAAGATACACTGGTATCAAGATGGTACCGGCTTATAACATTCCTCTTAGCAGCTGTGGTTGTGCTCCCAGAAGGCAGAATAACACTATGATGAATTTCCTGACAATTACATTTAGACAAGGAAGTAGTAATATTTGGACTGTTTATATAATTCAGGGTTCCCTTAACACTCAACTTTCGGCTAAATTCTGGcaaccttttcattttcatgGAAAGTTTCCTCACAGTTCGtggagattttattttatctggcaaAGACCAATTAACTGAATTGCCTTTTTTCACCAGGCTAGGGTTTGGAGAAGATGGTTCTGTAACTCCTAATTCAGTCCTATTGGTAGCAGCTAGGATCCCAGGaccttaaagaaaaaagaaaaaaagatataaagcagtattttttgatttctacttttatttccattttatgaacCACCAACTAAACACGCTCTCATACGGACAGAAATTCTTCCCTTGTTTCATGTCAATGGGGAAATTTAGTTGTAAGTTCAGATCAATCTCCATTACCATGTTCAAGCAGAATATCAAGGTCTCCAAATGGCTTACAGTGGAAAGAAGCACCTCCCTTTCATTCTGGTATTCTGAAGGTTTGGAGGAAGGTAATACAGTTTCCTTTTAAATCTTTCTCACTGCAATACACTTCAGTGAGTATGTTACTTTATAACCTCAAACAGCAGGTATCAGAGGAAACTAGGAAAGCTTCctatttaatatgtttattttaactagAAATCCTGTTCTAATATAACAATGTTCCTTCTatatttatgagggtacttcaaaaagtttgcggaaaaatgaaattaaaagataacacaaatctttccatgaattttttaaagtaccctcgtataataCTCTAAAAGTAAATGCCATCACATAGTAGtgttggtcaaaaaaaaaagtgaaaaacctAACCAGTTTACAATTTTAATAGCCAAGAGCCACTCCTTGTTCTACTATTAGAATATATCACCAAAGATTATATAGGGTGTACTCTAGTCAATCAAGAATAACTGAATATTAAATATCATAAATCcaaatgaataattttcaaaagtgtGAAAGACATTTTCTCATATTATTTGTACACAATAATTCCATACAATTTCAAAAGTTAAATTAAGGCCTTTACTTACAATTTCAATATATTACAACACTATAGAGAAATaagttttcttataattttcagttttcataaAGAATAAATCATTCAAAGGCTTTTGAATTTTTCTCCATATGAAaatagctttattctttttggaaTATCAAAATTATTCAGGTTTACTgtaaaaagacttttaaaatacaaaaaagtacaaattaaGTAAATAGCCTAAACCACTTACCTAAAGATTAactgttgtaaatatttttgtgaaaataatattaaaagtaatttaatattaataaattagcTATTGATGTTTcattatgattcaataataatatcagccaacatttattgagctactTAGTATGCACAGATCCTCATAGTTACCTTATGAGTTAAATACCATAGCACCCCATTCTCCAGAGAAGGAACATCAGGCATAGAAGTGTCTGATTTGTCTGTTACAAAactggtaagtggcagaaccagattTAAATCTAAGCATTGGCTTTCAGAGCCTATGCTCTTAAATACTGAACATGCAGCCTCTCCAtccttctaaatatttttctgtcaacACATAGACATTAAGATGATTTGAAAGACCTTTTATCGACTATTATTAAGAAATTAAAGTATTCCACTTAAACTTtcccagtttaaaaaaaagaatgtacagactaatcaatttcatttttaagtctGAACTTGACTAGTTTTCAAACTaataaagtgaaatgaaaatatctgcaaatgtctaatattatataaatttaaactgTTCTTTTAccaaatatcatactgtactccatacatatatacaattatcatgggtccattgagaaaaagaagttaaagagggggaaaaaagaaagaaacagagagtagaatagtggttgccagaggcagggaaaggggggGGGGAAAGGCTGGTAGACTGAtataaagttacaaagttacagttaaataggaagagtaagttctggtacTCAAGGGTgaaaatagctaataatattgtattgtatatttcaagatagcaaGAATAGGATCTTGAaagttataaccacaaagaagtgGTAAATGTTTAGGTAAAAGAtgtgctaactattctgattagatcgtcatataatatatgcatgtactgaaacaacaaactgtaccccataaacatgtacaatgaaagaaagccgatttttaaaaacaaaaatatatgaacaaaataagCTACTCTTTTAAAGAAACAATCTAATAGTATcccaataatttaaattttaaattagtttttcatACTTTAACTATTCCTTATAGAGGAATATCTAATAACATAATATCAGGAGCTAATCTATGTAACACTACATTTcacaattaaaataagaaaaagtgtttattcatttaaaaaatgaatagattgAATGACCTTTCTTTAAAGTATTAATATAATAttctccctccacccctctcTGCGTGTCCTAATGACAAAGAAGTaatttctttatagaaaaaagGCTATTTTAAGTATGCCTACTGGGTTTTTCTGGTAAGTAGCCAATAAGAAATGGAGTGTTTGATAAACTGGACAAAGCATCCCCTTGTACTGCAAATCATAGTGCAATTCTACTGGGTTACTAGCCTAAAACATTCTATATTAATCAGGGTCCTGCTTAGTTTACGAATGTTAATCTATTTTGTCACAATGTAGAAAAGCTACCCAGTATATTAAAGTGCTCTAGATTTTAATTATTAGGGAGTTTAGCATTCTGATTCTTTTTACacattgtaagaaaataattcataCTGAAGTCCTTAactaattattaaaatgaaatactgtaCATGTTAGCAACTTCTACTGTAGAGAAGACTGaatctattaaaacaaaaatgctttgtttttataaaatccaAGAGGTGAAATATTGTCAAATTCCACAGTCCCTTAAAATTAAACTGCAACTATACTAATCAAGTCATAGACTCGCTATGAGAAgaaagtacaaaatgaaaatctttaaatataaatttatgaacCAGGCTAGAGTCAAGTGAAACCGGCACCCTCtttcagcacctagaacagtaaCTGCACATAGCAGGAACTcaatattcattgaataaatgaattaatcaacCAACCAATTGTTAGTTACCCTGTAAATTGGTAAACCTTTTAGGAAATACAATATAGAAATTACCAATAGTAGTTAACAGCCATAAAGACTCAGTAATGATACTAGTAATTGATCctaataaagcaaaaaatatcaTTATGAAGATCACTATAACAGCAGCGAAAACAATCTATTAACACCCAATATCAGAGAAACAGATTAGGGCACATCAACCCAATTAAATACTATAAGGTTTGAGAAACAATAATGTTAATCCATATGTAACAATGCAAGATGAAGACACTAAGTGAAAGtagcaaaaaccaaaaattaagTCCACTGTGATTACAACTAGATAAAAGATACATATATATCTGGAAGCTAATAAGCAAAAAACAAGTCACGATTGTGTTAGAATGATTTAAGGAATTGccattcatattaaaaatacttataaattaGCATTCCTATTCTCTgaccaaaaattattttgaaattcaacCATTCTCTTTGCCAACTTTTCAAGAGCTTTCTGCCAATATTGCTAAAGAAAACAGATCACTTTAAAGTAACTACTCTTTCAAACTAAAACGAAAAAATGATGGCATATAAATAAACTGTCTAAATATTTCCTTTGGCTAATTTAGAATTGTGCTTATTatatttgaattgtttgtttAAGAGAATGACGGTAAGAAAGGATACACAAATGGTTGCCATACTgtacttttaagttttttaaatgtctgttagtCTTTCCAGGTTCACAATTTGccagaaacataaaaaaataagtttaacaacAGTAACTTTAACCAAGGTGTGTGTCACTTTATAGACACCATCTTTCTAACCTGGGTCTTATCCTTATACCCTATTGCTTTCTCTGCACCATTTCACACCCATCACCACCTGTGATACTACAGTCTACCCCATCACTCCACACTGATCACAACCTGCATTCCAACTATTAAATAcggcatttatttctttctccatcCAGATTACAAAAGAAATGCACATTCACTCTGTAAAATTAGTCTGCAATTctaaatacacaaagaaaataaaattttaattacctCCAATCTCAAcactcagaaaaaataaaaaaataaaaacaagcaaaaaccatTAATATTTCCAGCACAGCCTTCAGCATCTCTTTCAAAGTTGCTACCATACAGTACACACTGTTTTGTAACTCGCTTTTCTCTTAACATAACATTTACTCCACCTCCCCACGTCCCTGAGAAAAGGATTCAAATGCAAGTAGCTTATTTGCAAAGTACAGAAATACCAGTGAGGAAGTGAGAAAATTCAGGGAAAAATTCAAGGTGAACTAACAAGCCTGCTACCACTGTAGGCAACTGGAACTTAACCTTATGAGAAAACTCTGGGAAACAATGTGTAATACTGACTCAGAATTATCCCACATAAGGGGCAAGGGAAATGGGATAGTCATATATCAGCTCCTGTCAGTAACTGGTTGAGGGTGCACTCCCAGGCTGCCCTGCAGAGAGATTTCCTAAGACTTCAGAGAAAATCCTCAAGCAGAGATGCAGATACTGGCGGCTGGAAATAGGCTTCTCCTATTTAAGTTGTAAGAAAGTAATAAAACCCAAGGGATATGGGGCAAGGCACTGACAGCATCTGCTACATACCACATCTTTGAGtattttgtatcatttaaaattctataaattaaaatgacTTGATATAAACAGAACTGTCTTCAAACTACATTTGATGTTTTCAGCCAAATAAATGTGCCTTGTGCTCTGTTTCCTGGGTAGTGTGTCCGGAACTAAAAGAAGAACATCAGATAATTGAAGGCaatcaaagaagaataaaaccaCTACACTGAATTATatgaaaagctttttttttttttacagatcgAAAACTGTTGAATATTGGCAATTTATATGGCAATTAATATATATCAaacttcaattatttctttttgcagTTCCTTAACTATTGTAGTACCTATTTGCAAGGTCTTGTCTTCTacctgtcatttctttttctcttctccctttcctttgCTTGTAAGGAAACTTAGGCATAAAATCACAAACTAATGATTACTGGTACATTGAAGCTGTAGCCAGGCTAGGTGTGAATGAAGCAAATAAgatttacataaataatatatcTTTCTCTTCTACTCCTCATGATTCCACTCTTTCAACTAAGAAAAGCAATTACTGTCTCAAAGGATGAACATACTAAAGCACACCGGGTTATAAAACCAAGTCAGTGACAGGAATAATTAAACCACCATGTTTTGAAacctttttcagttttctttattttcatgaaaatcactttgtaaagaaaaatatataaatacaatagaTATCTTCTATATTTAGTTTTAGCTACTatcaaagaactgaaaaatagaagaagaaagaaaaggtagaTATATGATCATCTTTACCTGCAAAAGGAGATTTCAACATGGGACTGTCCTTTACCATTATACCTTCTTGTATCTTGTGTCCTAGCTTTTGCTTGTACTGCTGCACAAATTCTGTAGAATGGATGGATTCTATAGGATTCATTTCATTTGACTGTGTGGTCTGAACATCATCTGTGTGTTCGGAAGAGTACAGCAGGTCTTCAGTATTATGATCTGCTTTCATAAAGTCACTACCAGGTAATATGCTCACACTGACAGCAGGAAGCTTCAGAACAGCAGAGTTTGCCTCACCTAAACTCAATGCACTTGTTATACCAACGTCATCATCCTCAGGAATGGGATTGTACCATATTTCTCCTTCATCATCTGCATCATTTTCCTCATTAGAGTCTAAAAAACAGTTTCTTGATAATGAAGAGTTTGTAGCATTATACACCACATATGTACAATATTCTTCAGATGATTTGGGGAAAGGCTGTGATAGCTGATGTTTAGGTAGACAAACAGGTGAGATGGATAAATGACTTCTATCTTGGCATTTACGTTCTTCCAGATTAAGAGATCTCAGAGTACTCTGATACAGCCAATTGCGTTTCTTTGAAACAGTGATGCTGGTAAGTGGCTTATGACTTCTGAATTCAATATTATCCTTCAGATCTTCAAGTTCCTTTCTCTTCATTGAAGACCCacagacattttcaaataaatctgtttcaaagaagaaaagaaggtggAATGTAATTCCTGTTATACCAAAAAAGATATGTCATTTCAGaccaattattaaaaatttttataaggggccgagcctgtggcgcacttggtagagtgcggcgctgggagcgctgtgacgctcccgccgcgggttcggatcctatataggaatggctggtgcactcactggctgagtaccggtcacgaaaaagacaaaaaaaaaaaaaaaaaaatttttataagaagaaaaagaaaagcaatattaATTACATTCAGAAACTAAAATTGAGCCACAAAAATTTTGGATTTTCCATCTAAATATGATTTCTGTTATTTAGAATTCAGACTGCTAGCTGAAGATGTCATAGAATTCTAAGAAAAAGGATATACAAACTTTGAGACTGCCTTTATAAAAACTATCATGCTAGCAAAGCCTTACCCTAAGCAAAACACAATTCATAAAAAGCTTGTATAGAATGCTTTATACACAGTATGGCTTTAATCAATATGTGAATAATTTTCAACTCACTGTTACAAGGACCAGGAGTCTTTAGGAAACACAAGTAATATTCCTACTTTTTCACACAAAGATTAATTTCCAATAACCTAACAAAAAAGTATGCCTTACtgattattaaaatttcaatataaCATTGGTTTCTTAACCATATAGCTCAGTAGCATCTTATGCAGGGTTTAAATTCTAAATAACTagggcaaaaatgaaaataaaaatcccttAAGAAGGCCCCAGATTAGAACCAGGTATGCTGTCACACAGTAAGCACAACACACCCACTACCAttgtcattactattattattgatgGGGCACAAGCTTAAGCAACAgggaaatatgaataaatgaaatagtcCCTATCCTTAAAAAATTCACACTCCAATGGAGAACCTCAAATACTAAGACAAGTGTATGTGCCAGTATGATGTGAAAGGACtctaaaaacatatatataacatGAATTCCATCTAAAGAGGAAATGTTTTTTGTGCTTCCAAAGAGTTGCATAAAGCAGACTTCAATGGCAGCCAATACGTTAAATGTATATCTAACATAATAATTCACtgcacataaaaattaaaaccacattttaaaaaatctaagatCATGTCAGGTTTGTAAATTATGGAATTATGGTCTTATGCTactttatgtatgtatatgtttgaTACATCCTAATGTTATAGCAAGTGAAATATATTGGTCTAATAACAGAATGATAAAATACATTAAGCTATGAGGAGCTTAATAACAACCAAAAAGTTAGGTTCATGCATAATCAAGGCTTTCAATAACTTCCTTTCTActaagaaaatcatttaaaaaatgtaaatttgttttttaaaatcctaaacaCATACCCAACCAAgcagattaatttaaaaaaatcccaaaaccTTAAACATAAATTGGGGTTCAAGTTCAGTTAGTTCCGGTTGAAGGAATAAGACTAGGAATCAGAAGGGAAGGAAGCTCCCATGAACTTCTACTATGCCAGacatttatttactcaacaaCTCAGTAGCTATTATGTACTAGGAATAAGAGAGAAAGCAGTAAGGAAGCCTCTAACCTAATTTAACCTCTACCACAAACCTATGAGACAGGTATTATGAGCCTCAAAGAATATGAGGAATGTGGCTGAGGGGCTAGCGCTCAAATTTAAGCCTGTCTATCCCTAAAGCCCTGATCCTACCCCTCTCTCCCACACCATGTTACCCATTAACAGTAGGGAAGTAGGCAACCCTCTGAACACGGAGATAACATCATTCTAGTTTACCTTATAAGGTGGCTGcttgtaaggattaagtgagctAATGTTTGAAATactttgaaaactataaagcactaCTCAGAAaagtcaagtaacttgcc
The sequence above is drawn from the Cynocephalus volans isolate mCynVol1 chromosome 8, mCynVol1.pri, whole genome shotgun sequence genome and encodes:
- the SYDE2 gene encoding rho GTPase-activating protein SYDE2, which codes for MHDLPPDSGARRGGGGLVDCACPAGARAPGQPPSPRGAADRRAWEWGGGGRPRQQVSPPQSPPWELGEERLLTSRMPLSCSRSLESLRVGAKPPPFQRWPSDSWIRCGARGEPDEPLPRGGGMDGWSGGSARAAAPGGLLPPGSKDPGRSSGSPFRDPAGSCVIHSGKGDRQAGPPFLKPPAVTVKKLQKWMYKGRLLSLGVKGRARGTPPKVTGAQAASQNLGGLKVHGNHALSVPADQRVTLTDLFENVCGSSMKRKELEDLKDNIEFRSHKPLTSITVSKKRNWLYQSTLRSLNLEERKCQDRSHLSISPVCLPKHQLSQPFPKSSEEYCTYVVYNATNSSLSRNCFLDSNEENDADDEGEIWYNPIPEDDDVGITSALSLGEANSAVLKLPAVSVSILPGSDFMKADHNTEDLLYSSEHTDDVQTTQSNEMNPIESIHSTEFVQQYKQKLGHKIQEGIMVKDSPMLKSPFAGPGILAATNRTELGVTEPSSPNPSLVKKGNSVNWSLPDKIKSPRTVRKLSMKMKRLPEFSRKLSVKGTLNYINSPNITTSLSKCNCQEIHHSVILPSGSTTTAAKRNVISRYHLDTSVSSQHSYQKKTSMSSKYSCKGGYLSDGDSPELINKSSKHGSENKLGKGKEIIPNSCSKIEIDIDAFRHYSFSDQPKCSQYISGLMSVHFYGAEDLKPPRIDSKDVFCAIQVDSVNKARTALLTCRTTFLDMDHTFNIEIENAQHLKLVVFSWEPTPRKNRVCCHGTVVLPTLFRVTKTHQLAVKLEPRGLIYVKVTLLEQWENSLHGLDINREPVIFGVDIRKVVEKENVGLMVPLLIQKCVMEIEKRGCQVVGLYRLCGSAAVKKELREAFERDSKAVGLCENQYPDINVITGVLKDYLRELPSPLITKQLYEAVLDAMVKSPLKMSLNGCENDPSDSKYTVDLLDCLPDVEKATLKMLLDHLKLVASYHEVNKMTCQNLAVCFGPVLLSQRQETSTHNNRVFTDSEELASALDFKKHIEVLHYLLQLWPVQHLTVKESTDNLFPEPKSSLNYLRRKKERPYMLNLGGTDSSGVLRPRQTRLDSPLSNRYAGDWSSCGENYFLNSKENLNDVDYDDVPSEDRENGEDYSKMDGPEKMIEQPIPMSKECTFQTYLTMQTIESTVDRKVNLKDLQESIDTLIGNLERELKKNKLSMSV